The proteins below come from a single Tissierella sp. MB52-C2 genomic window:
- the rpoD gene encoding RNA polymerase sigma factor RpoD — MDQQNKDKDKAKINVAKMEAVKKLIAKGKKEGMLTYSELIEVLEDINIDAEQIDEIYQNLEGMGIEVVGDKEEELLLEKDDVDDDLEDNIDKEDLEDTDVKEDLSVPKGINVDDPVRMYLKEIGKIPLLTGDEEIKLAKRMQDGDEEAKKKLAEANLRLVVSIAKRYVGRGMLFLDLIQEGNLGLMKAVEKFDYEKGFKFSTYATWWIRQAITRAIADQARTIRIPVHMVETINKLVRVQRQLVQELGRDPSPEEIGKEMGMEVERVREIMKIAQEPVSLETPIGEEEDSHLGDFIPDDEVLAPAEAATFTMLREQLIDVLDTLTPREQKVLRLRFGLDDGRARTLEEVGKEFEVTRERIRQIEAKALRKLRHPSRSKKLKDFLE; from the coding sequence TTGGATCAACAAAATAAGGATAAAGATAAAGCAAAGATAAATGTGGCTAAGATGGAGGCAGTTAAAAAATTAATTGCCAAGGGAAAGAAAGAAGGAATGCTAACATATAGTGAATTAATAGAAGTATTAGAAGATATTAATATAGATGCGGAGCAAATAGATGAGATATATCAAAATCTAGAAGGCATGGGTATCGAAGTAGTTGGGGATAAGGAAGAAGAACTATTATTGGAAAAAGACGATGTGGATGATGACTTAGAGGATAATATAGATAAAGAAGATTTGGAAGATACAGATGTAAAGGAAGACTTATCAGTTCCTAAGGGAATAAATGTAGACGATCCTGTTAGAATGTATTTAAAAGAAATAGGAAAAATACCACTACTAACTGGAGATGAGGAAATTAAACTAGCCAAGAGAATGCAAGATGGAGACGAAGAAGCCAAAAAGAAACTTGCAGAGGCTAACCTTAGATTAGTGGTAAGTATTGCTAAAAGATATGTAGGTAGAGGTATGCTTTTCTTAGATTTAATCCAAGAAGGAAATTTAGGACTGATGAAGGCAGTAGAAAAATTCGACTACGAAAAAGGATTTAAGTTTAGTACTTATGCTACATGGTGGATACGTCAAGCAATTACAAGGGCCATAGCTGACCAAGCTAGAACCATAAGAATTCCAGTTCATATGGTTGAAACAATAAATAAATTAGTTAGGGTGCAAAGACAACTAGTTCAAGAGTTAGGAAGAGATCCTAGCCCAGAAGAAATAGGTAAGGAAATGGGTATGGAAGTTGAGAGAGTTAGAGAAATAATGAAAATAGCCCAAGAACCAGTTTCATTGGAGACTCCAATTGGTGAAGAAGAAGATAGCCACCTAGGAGATTTTATCCCTGATGATGAAGTTCTAGCACCGGCAGAGGCAGCTACATTTACTATGTTAAGAGAACAATTAATAGACGTATTAGATACTTTAACCCCTAGAGAACAAAAAGTTCTAAGGCTTAGATTTGGATTAGATGATGGTAGAGCAAGAACTTTAGAGGAAGTAGGTAAAGAGTTTGAAGTTACAAGGGAGAGAATTAGACAAATAGAAGCTAAGGCTCTAAGAAAGTTACGTCACCCAAGCAGATCTAAAAAATTAAAGGATTTCTTAGAATAA